The following are encoded together in the Carassius auratus strain Wakin chromosome 34, ASM336829v1, whole genome shotgun sequence genome:
- the LOC113053035 gene encoding microtubule-associated protein 2 isoform X11 has protein sequence MADGRQPEDSGPQWSSPGAQGSSSPGGHGENGFSSTYRTCQPGDAHAGSAGSYAKENGFNGDLTSGHAVTAVEDSANLPPSPPPSPAAEHFGPLDPAVKMEAEQLDSERTDPIGMDFTESAMHLDDDLPSYQSLVRDTDMPESAFAQTCPVEDFELPPSYQVHDTEPCEPPTEKLDGQSGAVKETSTETCDSSNILEVKSGQIQDKQIEISTDVDMKEKSGMSAYFETTTIKTDASGSQGEGYYELSTTSEEQKDSVGNLQLPEISYSTLAQAQSLEVQPDIPKSSADTLQTTSPVDRRDECRLSPGKLALEQRSYSLNITIGAMDHGDAQGRPRNFSPLATDIMSHTCGSLDESADYLPVTTPSVEKLPQFPPLILETTASATTPSFSPPQTTVTNVKTSPQTESPESPVQGNSCYKNGTVMAPDLPEMLDLAGTPSRLTSDNTDSEIMRRKSVPMDMSSLVSDSFAHLFKSDQGQMATKREMKLEEQGYCVFSEYSGPMPSPADVHSPMDSSSQIFNTVISEEKETGLVAFGQQECLSTEDLEATEVVTPQAKPEEGKPRNQDSIQIESAPSEKTSRETNQEESDLLKTETLEETKSPTLPDNEKAQLDKQAETFITPKVTVTLDEAKPDIDSGSKLAAETEAEIADYERQIRKLEMEDRPLSVEEERELQELREKVKNKPDLVHQEAYEEVDAEDAYQLTGAAKDRIARPIRPSPASSVESATDEEKMHVGDTEKPRSPGEKESLKTDPNRLSPVGSFEKYFREERPSEQEVKQKDSVQLLKDKVAEEKPQPSPSKTDEAPLDTMVIQKVEEEVKLAKEPDEIMPEPKPALNVEERLVVDTTEPDEDVDENEGGKVIEKEEVEDEEVLEGAKAAEDTVEPRAAIESVVTVEDDFITVVQTIDESEVSGHSVRFSAPSEDQHPQLLQEEEEEEAALEMAQEVEIEAPSLEEVVDVPEPVEPPVCPAKEIEVPESEAPTQSYDDYKDETTMDDSILDSSWVDTQDDDKSMATENIEPLPRVMSPVKKPHVEKSAKQRAKGGRARGRMNTPERKPVRKEPVPIQKDEMKKKKAVIKKAELTKKSDIQTCSPSRKSVLKSTVRHPRPTQHHPCVKRKPTVSADGRLPFSVARPSRDRASTSNPTTLTKIPTSKIRAEALLPARPHSASSSNKRSPLVEVDLYEPRPSSADPKVLLYSCAVKDGGSRSPEKRSSLPRPASIRTRRPHMADHEESSTSITSSGSTAPRRPTSFRTEVKAQHRTGRSHSMTGAETTRSRSARSGTSTPRMPGSTAVTPGTPPSYSCRTPGTPHTPGTPKSLSLLSQEKKVAIIRTPPKSPATTPKQLRLINQPLPDLKNVKSKIRSIDNIKYQPKGGQVQIQSKKIDLSHVTSKCGSLDNIRHRPGGGNVRIESVKLGFREKAHAKVGSLDNAHHTPGGGHVQIESHKLMFRDVAKARVDHGAEIVMEALRLSGGTSPQRHSHMSSSGSINMLESPQLATLADDVTAALAKQGL, from the exons ATGGCAGATGGTCGGCAGCCTGAGGACAGTGGCCCCCAGTGGTCATCTCCAGGAGCTCAGGGCTCATCCTCCCCAGGTGGGCATGGAGAGAACGGCTTCTCCTCTACCTACAGGACTTGCCAGCCTGGCGATGCCCATGCTGGTTCTGCCGGCTCCTACGCCAAAGAGAATGGCTTCAATGGAGACCTCACCTCTGGACACGCTGTGACTGCTG TGGAGGACTCTGCAAACCTGCCACCCTCACCTCCTCCGTCCCCAGCAGCAGAGCATTTTGGGCCTTTGGATCCAG CTGTGAAGATGGAAGCAGAACAACTAGACAGTGAGAGGACAGATCCCATTGGCATGGACTTCACTGAATCTGCAATGCATCTAGATGATGATCTCCCATCTTACCAGAGCCTTGTCAGAGACACAGATATGCCGGAAAGCGCCTTTGCTCAAACATGCCCCGTGGAGGACTTTGAACTCCCTCCAAGTTACCAGGTTCATGACACAGAACCTTGCGAGCCTCCAACTGAAAAGCTGGATGGACAAAGCGGTGCTGTAAAAGAGACATCAACCGAAACGTGTGATTCCAGCAATATCCTTGAGGTCAAATCAGGGCAGATTCAAGACAAACAAATAGAAATATCAACAGATGTGgacatgaaagaaaaatctgGCATGTCTGCTTATTTTGAGACCACTACAATTAAGACAGATGCCTCCGGGTCTCAAGGAGAAGGGTATTATGAGCTAAGTACTACATCAGAAGAACAAAAGGACTCTGTTGGTAACCTACAACTTCCTGAAATCAGCTACAGCACCTTGGCTCAAGCACAGTCTTTGGAAGTTCAACCAGATATTCCAAAAAGTAGTGCAGACACACTACAAACCACTTCACCTGTAGACAGAAGAGATGAATGCAGACTGTCTCCTGGAAAACTGGCTCTAGAGCAAAGAAGTTACTCTTTAAATATCACCATTGGGGCAATGGATCATGGTGATGCCCAAGGGCGTCCAAGAAACTTCTCTCCATTAGCCACTGACATCATGTCTCATACTTGTGGGAGCCTTGATGAATCTGCTGATTACCTTCCTGTCACCACTCCCTCAGTAGAGAAGCTTCCTCAGTTTCCGCCACTGATTCTGGAGACAACTGCCTCTGCCACAACTCCATCATTTTCACCCCCCCAGACAACAGTCACTAATGTAAAGACAAGTCCACAGACGGAGTCTCCAGAATCACCTGTCCAAGGTAACAGCTGTTACAAAAACGGCACTGTCATGGCCCCCGACCTACCTGAAATGCTGGACTTGGCAGGTACCCCATCAAGGTTGACGTCTGACAACACAGACTCAGAGATTATGAGGAGGAAGTCCGTCCCAATGGACATGTCTTCTCTAGTAAGTGATTCTTTTGCACATTTGTTCAAAAGTGACCAGGGCCAGATGGCTACAAAGAGAGAAATGAAGTTGGAGGAGCAAGGATATTGTGTCTTTAGTGAATACTCTGGTCCCATGCCATCGCCTGCAGATGTGCACAGTCCAATGGACTCTTCTTCTCAAATATTTAACACTGTGATATCAGAGGAGAAGGAAACTGGTCTTGTTGCATTTGGACAACAGGAGTGTCTATCAACTGAAGATTTGGAAGCAACAGAAGTTGTTACACCACAGGCAAAACCAGAAGAAGGAAAGCCAAGGAATCAAGATTCCATTCAAATTGAAAGTGCACCTTCTGAAAAAACTTCTAGAGAGACCAATCAAGAGGAGTCTGATCTTTTGAAGACCGAAACTTTGGAAGAAACCAAGAGTCCAACTTTACCTGATAATGAGAAAGCACAGTTAGACAAACAAGCTGAAACCTTTATCACACCAAAGGTGACGGTTACTCTTGATGAAGCAAAGCCTGATATTGATTCAGGTTCCAAACTTGCAGCTGAAACTGAAGCTGAAATAGCTGACTATGAGAGGCAAATTCGCAAATTGGAGATGGAGGACAGACCTTTGAGTGTAGAGGAGGAACGGGAGCTCCAGGAACTCAGGGAGAAGGTGAAGAATAAACCAGACCTTGTACATCAGGAAGCTTATGAAGAGGTGGATGCAGAGGATGCCTACCAGCTCACTGGAGCTGCAAAGGACAGAATTGCTCGGCCTATCAGACCATCCCCAGCATCTTCTGTAGAAAGTGCTACTGACGAAGAGAAAATGCATGTTGGTGACACTGAAAAACCTAGATCACCAGGTGAGAAAGAGTCTCTTAAAACAGATCCCAATAGGCTATCTCCTGTTGGGTcttttgagaaatattttagAGAGGAGAGACCTTCTGAGCAAGAGGTAAAGCAGAAAGACTCAGTGCAACTCCTTAAAGATAAAGTTGCTGAGGAGAAACCTCAGCCATCTCCTTCAAAGACAGACGAGGCTCCTCTTGATACCATGGTGATTCAAAAAGTAGAGGAAGAGGTAAAGCTTGCTAAGGAGCCGGATGAGATCATGCCAGAACCAAAACCAGCTCTTAATGTGGAAGAGAGGCTAGTTGTAGATACAACTGAACCAGATGAGGATGTAGATGAAAATGAAGGGGGAAAAGTGATTGAGAAAGAAGAAGTGGAAGACGAGGAAGTGTTGGAAGGGGCCAAGGCTGCAGAAGACACTGTTGAGCCTAGAGCTGCGATTGAGTCAGTAGTGACAGTGGAAGATGATTTTATTACGGTAGTGCAGACCATTGATGAAAGCGAAGTCTCTGGACACAGTGTACGTTTCTCAGCTCCCTCTGAGGATCAACATCCACAGCTCCTccaagaggaggaagaggaggaggcggCTCTGGAAATGGCACAGGAAGTAGAGATAGAGGCTCCCAGTTTGGAGGAAGTCGTAGATGTTCCAGAGCCTGTTGAGCCTCCTGTATGTCCAGCTAAAGAGATAGAAGTACCAGAGAGTGAGGCCCCAACTCAAAGTTATGATGACTACAAAGATGAAACTACCATGGATGACTCCATCTTAGACAGCTCCTGGGTGGATACACAAG ATGATGATAAGAGCATGGCCACAGAGAATATTGAGCCTCTACCCAGAGTGATGAGCCCTGTCAAGAAACCACATGTAGAGAAATCAGCGAAACAGAGGGCCAAAGGTGGCAGGGCCAGAGGACGAATGAACACGCCTGAACGCAAACCTGTTCGCAAGGAGCCAGTACCCATCCAGAAGGAtgagatgaagaagaaaaaag CTGTGATTAAGAAGGCTGAGCtcacaaaaaaatctgatattcaGACATGCTCTCCTTCCCGGAAGAGTGTTTTAAAGTCTACCGTAAGGCATCCTAGACCTACCCAACATCACCCGTGTGTTAAGCGGAAACCCACAG TGTCTGCAGATGGTCGACTGCCCTTCAGTGTGGCCAGGCCCTCCAGAGACCGGGCATCT ACCTCCAATCCCACAACACTAACAAAGATCCCCACCTCTAAAATTCGGGCGGAGGCTTTGCTGCCAGCCCGGCCGCACTCGGCCAGCTCCTCCAATAAAAGGAGCCCATTGGTGGAGGTAGATCTTTATGAGCCCCGCCCTTCTTCAGCAGACCCAAAAGTATTGCTATATTCATGTGCTGTAAAG GATGGTGGTTCTCGGAGCCCAGAGAAGAGGTCGTCCCTTCCACGGCCAGCATCCATACGAACCCGCCGCCCACACATGGCTGATCATGAGGAGAGTTCCACTTCCATTACCAGCTCTGGGTCAACAGCACCACGCAGACCCACAT CTTTCCGTACTGAAGTCAAAGCACAGCACAGGACAGGCAGGTCTCATAGTATGACAG GCGCAGAGACTACTCGGTCCCGCTCGGCCCGCAGTGGCACCTCCACACCCCGCATGCCCGGGTCCACAGCCGTCACCCCTGGAACCCCTCCCAGCTACTCCTGCCGTACTCCAGGCACCCCCCACACACCGGGCACCCCCAAATCTCTCAGCCTGCTGTCCCAGGAAAAGAAAGTGGCCATCATCCGAACACCTCCAAAATCCCCGGCGACTACACCCAAACAGCTGCGCCTCATTAACCAGCCACTGCCTGACCTCAAGAACGTCAAATCCAAGATCCGTTCTATTGACAACATCAAGTACCAGCCCAAGGGGGGCCAG
- the LOC113053035 gene encoding microtubule-associated protein 2 isoform X9: MADGRQPEDSGPQWSSPGAQGSSSPGGHGENGFSSTYRTCQPGDAHAGSAGSYAKENGFNGDLTSGHAVTAVEDSANLPPSPPPSPAAEHFGPLDPEETIESLSAAEEEEEENSEAAATAAALEEEEEEEQWSGEEPEQESPTELLERAEVIGEAQALPGLQAEVHKQTATVANEAPNGGAEETGGQENLAEAVKMEAEQLDSERTDPIGMDFTESAMHLDDDLPSYQSLVRDTDMPESAFAQTCPVEDFELPPSYQVHDTEPCEPPTEKLDGQSGAVKETSTETCDSSNILEVKSGQIQDKQIEISTDVDMKEKSGMSAYFETTTIKTDASGSQGEGYYELSTTSEEQKDSVGNLQLPEISYSTLAQAQSLEVQPDIPKSSADTLQTTSPVDRRDECRLSPGKLALEQRSYSLNITIGAMDHGDAQGRPRNFSPLATDIMSHTCGSLDESADYLPVTTPSVEKLPQFPPLILETTASATTPSFSPPQTTVTNVKTSPQTESPESPVQGNSCYKNGTVMAPDLPEMLDLAGTPSRLTSDNTDSEIMRRKSVPMDMSSLVSDSFAHLFKSDQGQMATKREMKLEEQGYCVFSEYSGPMPSPADVHSPMDSSSQIFNTVISEEKETGLVAFGQQECLSTEDLEATEVVTPQAKPEEGKPRNQDSIQIESAPSEKTSRETNQEESDLLKTETLEETKSPTLPDNEKAQLDKQAETFITPKVTVTLDEAKPDIDSGSKLAAETEAEIADYERQIRKLEMEDRPLSVEEERELQELREKVKNKPDLVHQEAYEEVDAEDAYQLTGAAKDRIARPIRPSPASSVESATDEEKMHVGDTEKPRSPGEKESLKTDPNRLSPVGSFEKYFREERPSEQEVKQKDSVQLLKDKVAEEKPQPSPSKTDEAPLDTMVIQKVEEEVKLAKEPDEIMPEPKPALNVEERLVVDTTEPDEDVDENEGGKVIEKEEVEDEEVLEGAKAAEDTVEPRAAIESVVTVEDDFITVVQTIDESEVSGHSVRFSAPSEDQHPQLLQEEEEEEAALEMAQEVEIEAPSLEEVVDVPEPVEPPVCPAKEIEVPESEAPTQSYDDYKDETTMDDSILDSSWVDTQDDDKSMATENIEPLPRVMSPVKKPHVEKSAKQRAKGGRARGRMNTPERKPVRKEPVPIQKDEMKKKKAVIKKAELTKKSDIQTCSPSRKSVLKSTVRHPRPTQHHPCVKRKPTVSADGRLPFSVARPSRDRASTSNPTTLTKIPTSKIRAEALLPARPHSASSSNKRSPLVEVDLYEPRPSSADPKVLLYSCAVKDGGSRSPEKRSSLPRPASIRTRRPHMADHEESSTSITSSGSTAPRRPTSFRTEVKAQHRTGRSHSMTGAETTRSRSARSGTSTPRMPGSTAVTPGTPPSYSCRTPGTPHTPGTPKSLSLLSQEKKVAIIRTPPKSPATTPKQLRLINQPLPDLKNVKSKIRSIDNIKYQPKGGQVQIQSKKIDLSHVTSKCGSLDNIRHRPGGGNVRIESVKLGFREKAHAKVGSLDNAHHTPGGGHVQIESHKLMFRDVAKARVDHGAEIVMEALRLSGGTSPQRHSHMSSSGSINMLESPQLATLADDVTAALAKQGL; the protein is encoded by the exons ATGGCAGATGGTCGGCAGCCTGAGGACAGTGGCCCCCAGTGGTCATCTCCAGGAGCTCAGGGCTCATCCTCCCCAGGTGGGCATGGAGAGAACGGCTTCTCCTCTACCTACAGGACTTGCCAGCCTGGCGATGCCCATGCTGGTTCTGCCGGCTCCTACGCCAAAGAGAATGGCTTCAATGGAGACCTCACCTCTGGACACGCTGTGACTGCTG TGGAGGACTCTGCAAACCTGCCACCCTCACCTCCTCCGTCCCCAGCAGCAGAGCATTTTGGGCCTTTGGATCCAG AGGAGACCATAGAGAGTCTCTCAGCtgcggaggaggaagaggaggagaattCAGAAGccgcagcaacagcagcagctctagaggaagaggaggaagaggagcagtgGAGTGGAGAGGAGCCTGAGCAGGAATCTCCAACTGAGCTCCTAGAGCGGGCAGAGGTCATAGGCGAGGCCCAGGCTCTGCCCGGCCTGCAGGCTGAGGTTCACAAACAGACAGCTACTGTTGCTAACGAGGCCCCTAATGGGGGAGCTGAGGAGACAGGGGGGCAAGAAAACCTTGCAGAAG CTGTGAAGATGGAAGCAGAACAACTAGACAGTGAGAGGACAGATCCCATTGGCATGGACTTCACTGAATCTGCAATGCATCTAGATGATGATCTCCCATCTTACCAGAGCCTTGTCAGAGACACAGATATGCCGGAAAGCGCCTTTGCTCAAACATGCCCCGTGGAGGACTTTGAACTCCCTCCAAGTTACCAGGTTCATGACACAGAACCTTGCGAGCCTCCAACTGAAAAGCTGGATGGACAAAGCGGTGCTGTAAAAGAGACATCAACCGAAACGTGTGATTCCAGCAATATCCTTGAGGTCAAATCAGGGCAGATTCAAGACAAACAAATAGAAATATCAACAGATGTGgacatgaaagaaaaatctgGCATGTCTGCTTATTTTGAGACCACTACAATTAAGACAGATGCCTCCGGGTCTCAAGGAGAAGGGTATTATGAGCTAAGTACTACATCAGAAGAACAAAAGGACTCTGTTGGTAACCTACAACTTCCTGAAATCAGCTACAGCACCTTGGCTCAAGCACAGTCTTTGGAAGTTCAACCAGATATTCCAAAAAGTAGTGCAGACACACTACAAACCACTTCACCTGTAGACAGAAGAGATGAATGCAGACTGTCTCCTGGAAAACTGGCTCTAGAGCAAAGAAGTTACTCTTTAAATATCACCATTGGGGCAATGGATCATGGTGATGCCCAAGGGCGTCCAAGAAACTTCTCTCCATTAGCCACTGACATCATGTCTCATACTTGTGGGAGCCTTGATGAATCTGCTGATTACCTTCCTGTCACCACTCCCTCAGTAGAGAAGCTTCCTCAGTTTCCGCCACTGATTCTGGAGACAACTGCCTCTGCCACAACTCCATCATTTTCACCCCCCCAGACAACAGTCACTAATGTAAAGACAAGTCCACAGACGGAGTCTCCAGAATCACCTGTCCAAGGTAACAGCTGTTACAAAAACGGCACTGTCATGGCCCCCGACCTACCTGAAATGCTGGACTTGGCAGGTACCCCATCAAGGTTGACGTCTGACAACACAGACTCAGAGATTATGAGGAGGAAGTCCGTCCCAATGGACATGTCTTCTCTAGTAAGTGATTCTTTTGCACATTTGTTCAAAAGTGACCAGGGCCAGATGGCTACAAAGAGAGAAATGAAGTTGGAGGAGCAAGGATATTGTGTCTTTAGTGAATACTCTGGTCCCATGCCATCGCCTGCAGATGTGCACAGTCCAATGGACTCTTCTTCTCAAATATTTAACACTGTGATATCAGAGGAGAAGGAAACTGGTCTTGTTGCATTTGGACAACAGGAGTGTCTATCAACTGAAGATTTGGAAGCAACAGAAGTTGTTACACCACAGGCAAAACCAGAAGAAGGAAAGCCAAGGAATCAAGATTCCATTCAAATTGAAAGTGCACCTTCTGAAAAAACTTCTAGAGAGACCAATCAAGAGGAGTCTGATCTTTTGAAGACCGAAACTTTGGAAGAAACCAAGAGTCCAACTTTACCTGATAATGAGAAAGCACAGTTAGACAAACAAGCTGAAACCTTTATCACACCAAAGGTGACGGTTACTCTTGATGAAGCAAAGCCTGATATTGATTCAGGTTCCAAACTTGCAGCTGAAACTGAAGCTGAAATAGCTGACTATGAGAGGCAAATTCGCAAATTGGAGATGGAGGACAGACCTTTGAGTGTAGAGGAGGAACGGGAGCTCCAGGAACTCAGGGAGAAGGTGAAGAATAAACCAGACCTTGTACATCAGGAAGCTTATGAAGAGGTGGATGCAGAGGATGCCTACCAGCTCACTGGAGCTGCAAAGGACAGAATTGCTCGGCCTATCAGACCATCCCCAGCATCTTCTGTAGAAAGTGCTACTGACGAAGAGAAAATGCATGTTGGTGACACTGAAAAACCTAGATCACCAGGTGAGAAAGAGTCTCTTAAAACAGATCCCAATAGGCTATCTCCTGTTGGGTcttttgagaaatattttagAGAGGAGAGACCTTCTGAGCAAGAGGTAAAGCAGAAAGACTCAGTGCAACTCCTTAAAGATAAAGTTGCTGAGGAGAAACCTCAGCCATCTCCTTCAAAGACAGACGAGGCTCCTCTTGATACCATGGTGATTCAAAAAGTAGAGGAAGAGGTAAAGCTTGCTAAGGAGCCGGATGAGATCATGCCAGAACCAAAACCAGCTCTTAATGTGGAAGAGAGGCTAGTTGTAGATACAACTGAACCAGATGAGGATGTAGATGAAAATGAAGGGGGAAAAGTGATTGAGAAAGAAGAAGTGGAAGACGAGGAAGTGTTGGAAGGGGCCAAGGCTGCAGAAGACACTGTTGAGCCTAGAGCTGCGATTGAGTCAGTAGTGACAGTGGAAGATGATTTTATTACGGTAGTGCAGACCATTGATGAAAGCGAAGTCTCTGGACACAGTGTACGTTTCTCAGCTCCCTCTGAGGATCAACATCCACAGCTCCTccaagaggaggaagaggaggaggcggCTCTGGAAATGGCACAGGAAGTAGAGATAGAGGCTCCCAGTTTGGAGGAAGTCGTAGATGTTCCAGAGCCTGTTGAGCCTCCTGTATGTCCAGCTAAAGAGATAGAAGTACCAGAGAGTGAGGCCCCAACTCAAAGTTATGATGACTACAAAGATGAAACTACCATGGATGACTCCATCTTAGACAGCTCCTGGGTGGATACACAAG ATGATGATAAGAGCATGGCCACAGAGAATATTGAGCCTCTACCCAGAGTGATGAGCCCTGTCAAGAAACCACATGTAGAGAAATCAGCGAAACAGAGGGCCAAAGGTGGCAGGGCCAGAGGACGAATGAACACGCCTGAACGCAAACCTGTTCGCAAGGAGCCAGTACCCATCCAGAAGGAtgagatgaagaagaaaaaag CTGTGATTAAGAAGGCTGAGCtcacaaaaaaatctgatattcaGACATGCTCTCCTTCCCGGAAGAGTGTTTTAAAGTCTACCGTAAGGCATCCTAGACCTACCCAACATCACCCGTGTGTTAAGCGGAAACCCACAG TGTCTGCAGATGGTCGACTGCCCTTCAGTGTGGCCAGGCCCTCCAGAGACCGGGCATCT ACCTCCAATCCCACAACACTAACAAAGATCCCCACCTCTAAAATTCGGGCGGAGGCTTTGCTGCCAGCCCGGCCGCACTCGGCCAGCTCCTCCAATAAAAGGAGCCCATTGGTGGAGGTAGATCTTTATGAGCCCCGCCCTTCTTCAGCAGACCCAAAAGTATTGCTATATTCATGTGCTGTAAAG GATGGTGGTTCTCGGAGCCCAGAGAAGAGGTCGTCCCTTCCACGGCCAGCATCCATACGAACCCGCCGCCCACACATGGCTGATCATGAGGAGAGTTCCACTTCCATTACCAGCTCTGGGTCAACAGCACCACGCAGACCCACAT CTTTCCGTACTGAAGTCAAAGCACAGCACAGGACAGGCAGGTCTCATAGTATGACAG GCGCAGAGACTACTCGGTCCCGCTCGGCCCGCAGTGGCACCTCCACACCCCGCATGCCCGGGTCCACAGCCGTCACCCCTGGAACCCCTCCCAGCTACTCCTGCCGTACTCCAGGCACCCCCCACACACCGGGCACCCCCAAATCTCTCAGCCTGCTGTCCCAGGAAAAGAAAGTGGCCATCATCCGAACACCTCCAAAATCCCCGGCGACTACACCCAAACAGCTGCGCCTCATTAACCAGCCACTGCCTGACCTCAAGAACGTCAAATCCAAGATCCGTTCTATTGACAACATCAAGTACCAGCCCAAGGGGGGCCAG